From Pseudomonas arsenicoxydans:
TCATCAAATCGGTGAAGGTCGGGCGCTATCCGTGGGGCGTGGTGGTGACGCCATGAACGCACTCGATGTCAGCGAGCTGAGTTTTGCCTACGGTGCGCGCGAGGCCTTGCGCCAAGTGAGTTTCAGCCTGGTGCCAGGGCGGTTTGCGGCATTGCTGGGACCCAATGGCGCAGGCAAATCGACGCTGATTGCCTTGCTCACCCGGCTTTATGATCTGCAACGCGGCGAGATCCAGGTCGGCGGCTGCTCCTTGCGCAAGACGCCGCGTGCGGCGCTCAAGCAATTGGGCGTGGTGTTTCAGCAAAGCACCCTGGACCTGGACCTCAGCGTCGAGCAAAACCTGCGCTATCACGCCGCACTGCACGGCCTGTCCCGGCGCGAGACCGGCCTGCGGGTCGAGGCCGAGCTGGCGCGTCAGGCGCTGACCGAACGGCGTCGAGAGCGGGTGCGTGAACTCAACGGCGGCCACCGTCGCCGGGTGGAAATCGCCCGCGCCTTGCTGCATCAGCCACGGTTGTTGCTGCTCGACGAGGCCAGCGTCGGCCTCGACCCGGCCAGCCGCCTGGCGCTCAATCAACACATCCGCAGTCTGTGTCGCGAGCACGGCATCAGCGTGCTGTGGACCACCCATTTGCTGGACGAAGTGCAACCCAGCGACGACTTGCTGATTCTCCATCAAGGCCGGCTGGTGGCCAGCGGGCAGGCGGATGCGCTGAGCCTGGAACATGGCGGCGACCTCGGTTCGGCCTTTACTCGCCTGACTACATCAGGAGCTGCCCGATGAACGCTTATTGGCAATGTTTCAGCGGCATCGTGCTGCGCGAATGGCTGCGCTTTGTGCTGCAACGCACGCGGTTTCTCAGCGCGCTGGTGCGACCGCTGCTGTGGCTGCTGGTGTTCGCTGCCGGTTTTCGCGCGGCGCTCGGGATCGCGATCATCGAGCCGTATGACACCTACATTCCGTACGAGGTCTACATCATCCCGGGCCTGGCTTGCATGATCCTGTTGTTCAACGGCATGCAAGGTTCGCTGTCGATGGTGTACGACCGCGAGATGGGCAGCATGCGCGTGCTGCTGACCAGTCCCCTGCCCCGGACCTTCCTGCTGTGCAGCAAGCTATTGGCTACGTCACTGATTTCGCTGTTGCAGGTGTATGCCTTCCTCGCCATTGCCTGGTTGTATGGCGTGCAACCGCCGGCCATGGGCCTTTTGATCGCCTTGCCGGCGCTGTTGCTGGTGGCGTTGATGCTCAGCGCATTGGGGTTGTTGTTGTCCAACGCGATCCGCCAGCTGGAGAACTTTGCCGGGGTGATGAATTTCGTGATCTTCCCGCTATTTTTCCTGTCGTCGGCGCTGTATCCGCTATGGAAGATGCGCGAGTCCAGCGAGTGGCTGTATTGGTTGTGCGCGCTAAACCCGTTCACCCATGCGGTGGAGCTGGTGCGGTTTGCCTTGTACGAACGCTTCAATCCGTTGGCTCTGTCGGTGTGCATTGCGCTGACACTGATATTCACCCTGCTCGCGGTATTCACCTTCAACCCGCAACACGCAGCCCTGCGCAAAGCCACCTGACAGCACATCCCCCCTGTGGGAGCGGGCTTGCCCGCGATGAGGCCGGTACATCCAACATTGATATCGGCCGACACACCGCCATCGCGGGCAAGCCCGCTCCCACAGTTGATCTTCGTTGAAAAGGGCAAAATTACTACTTTAGTACTGGTTTACCTGTCTATCGTCGCATTCCCAATGCGCCGGGACTGGCATGTAATGGGGTCATAACTATAAGGATCGACCCCATGCCGCGTGCCCGACGTCGTCTGCTGCGCCCTGCCCTTGCCGCGCTATCGCTGAGCCTGTTGCTGGGTGTCGCGCAGGCCGAAACACCGCTGTTCTCCGCCGAGGGTTATCGCATCGGCCTCTACCGCAGCCCGACCCCGAATCAGCTGCAAGGCGCAGCCATCATCGACACCGCCGCCCTGCAAACCCTGCTCACCCAGACACCGCGCCCGGTGCTGATCGACGTCTATCGCCGCCAATGGCTGCAAGGACGTTTCATCGAAGACCAGCCCCACGAGAACCTGCCCGGCAGCCATTGGCTGGCCAATACCGGCGACGGCGACCTGACGCCTGACTGGCAGGACTATTTTGCGCGTAACCTGAAACGGTTGACCGCCGGCGACCTGGCCCAACCGCTGGTCTTCTACTGCCGATCCGACTGCTGGCTGAGCTGGAATGCAGTGAAACGCGCCGCCGCCATGGGCTATAAAACACTGTATTGGTATCGCGATGGCCTGGACGCCTGGCAAGCCGCGAACCTGCCCGTTGCGCCCGCCCGGCCCGAACCCTTCCCCTGACCTTTACGCGTGCGTGTTGTTGCCACACCATAATCAAAATAATGAGGTGAAAGGCCATGTACAAAATTCTGATTGCCGACGATCACCCGCTGTTTCGCGAAGCCATCCATAACGTTATCAGCGACGGTTTTCCGGGCAGCGAAGTGATGGAAACCGCCGACCTCGACAGCGCGCTACTGCTGACCCAGGAACATGACGACCTGGACTTGATCCTGCTCGACCTGAACATGCCCGGCATGCACGGCCTCAACGGCCTGATCAACCTGCGCAACGAGGCGCCGACCATTCCGGTGGTGATCGTCTCGGCCGAACAGGACAAACAGATCGTGCTGCAAGCCATCACCTACGGCGCGGTCGGTTTCATCACCAAGTCCTCGCCCCGGGTGCAGATGACCGAAGCGATCCAGCAAATTCTCAATGGCAACGTCTACTTGCCGCCGGACATCATCCGCACGCAGAAATCCGGCACCCAGCGCCGGATGAACGACAACCCGAGCTTTCCGCCGGAGCTGCTCCAGGCCCTGACCCGCAAGCAGTTGCTGGTGCTGGAGCGCATGACCAAGGGCGAATCGAACAAACAGATCGCCTACACCCTGGAAATCGCCGAAACCACGGTCAAGGCGCACGTCTCGGCTATCCTGCGCAAACTCAACGTGCACAACCGGGTGCAGGCGATTTTGAGTGCTGGGGATATAGATTTCGGGTCTTACTTGCGGCGCTGACTCTGGTAGACCGAGTCGCCGCCATCGCGGGCAAGCCCGCTCCCACAGGAGTGTGGATATCCCGGTGGGAGCGGGCTTGCCCGCGATGACGCCAGTGAATACACCAGAAAAATCAAGGTCTGCCGAGCAAGTGACTCATCGCCGTCTTCAGCTTCATCGGCCGCACCGGTTTATGCATCAGGGTGTGGCCCAGTTCGCGGATTTGCTGCTTGAGCTCGTTGCTGTAATTGGCGGTAATCATCATCGCCGGTATCGCTGAACCACGACGGGCGTTAATCCGGGCCACGGCATCGACCCCGTTCTGATCGTTATCCAGGTGATAGTCGGCAATCAGCAAATCCGCTTCTTCATGGTAGTTGTCCACCTGGCGCGCCAGGTCATCCTCCGACAGCGCCGTGACCACCAGACACCCCCAACCTTCAAGCAACGTGCGCATGCCGGCGCAAATCGCCGCGTCGTTATCCAGCACCCACACCCGCGCACCGCGCAGACGTTCCAGCATCGGTTCACTCATCAGCAACGTCGGCTGAGCCTTGGGGGCCGTGGCGCTCAAAGGCACCTCGACGGAAAACATCGAACCCCTGCCCGGCCACGAACGCACATGAATGCGGTGGCCGAGGATTCCGGCAATTTTCTCGACAATGGCCAGTCCCAGGCCCAAGCCGCGATCCTGATCCGGTCGCTGTACATCGCCACGCTTGAACTCCTGGAAAATCTCTTCCAGTCGATCTTCGGCAATGCCCATGCCGCTGTCCCAGACTTCAATCGTCAAGCGCTGATGATGGCGCCTGCAACCCAGCACCACACGACCGCTGTAGGTGTAGCGGATGGCGTTGCTCAGCAGATTGCGCAGGATCCGCGCCAGCAGCTGAATGTCGCTGCGCACCAACGCCGAACACGGGATGAAATGCAGCTCAAGCCCTTCGCTGCGCGCGACCTGGGTGTACTCGGCGGCGAGGTTTTCCAGCAATTCGCTCAGGGCGAACGGCGCAATGTCGGCCTTGATCACCCCGGCATCGAGTTTGGAAATGTCCACCAGCGTGCCCAGCAAATTTTCCACGTCCTCCAGGGAATTGCTGACATTGCGCACCAGAATCGCATTGGCTACCGGCTCGCGGCGTTCCAGTAAGGCGCTGGTGAACAGTCGAGCGGCGTTGAGCGGTTGCAGCAAGTCGTGACTCACGGCAGCCAGAAACTTGGTTTTCGACAGATTGGCCTGCTCGGCCTCAAGCTTGGCCTCGCGCAAGCGCGACTCGACGCGCCGACGTTCGTCGATCTCCCGCAATAACTGGTCATTGAGGGTAGTCAGTTCCGTCGTGCGTTCACGCACCCGTAACTCGAGATTCTGGTAGGCCTGATGCAACGCTTCGGCCGTGCGCCGACGTTCGGTGATGTCGCGGATCAGCACGAAAATCCCCACCACTTCCCCGGTAGCCAGGCGATTGGGCACGTAGGAGCGCAGCATGTAGCGCTCCTGATTGTTGATGTTGGTTTCGGCGAACTCGAAGGTCACGCTCTCCCCGGCCAGAGCCCGAGCCACGTAGGATTCCAGGCGCTGGTAATGCTGTTCGCTGTGAACTTCGCGCAGGCTCTGTCCGAGCATCACGCCGCGCGGCCAGCAGTACCATTCTTCGTACACTTTGTTGGTGAATTCGTAGACCAGATCGGCGTTGAGGTAGGCGATCAGCGCCGGAACATGGTCGGTGATCAGGCGAATCCAGCGTTCGCTTTCGCTCAACGCTTCGGCGTGCTGATAGCGTTCGGTGATGTCGGTGAAGGTGTTGACGAAGCCGCCGGTGGGCAACGGATGGGTGCGGATTTCCAACACCCGGCCATCGTAGAGGCGCTGTTCCAGTTCCTGCACATGGCGCCCGTTCGCGTCGCGACTGGCCGGGGTCAGCAGGTTCAACTCGCTGTCGGCGATCACTTCGGCAAACGGCCGATGCGCCGCCACCGGCGCCAAGCCGCTGAGCTCCAGAAAGCGCCGGTTCCACAATTCCAGCACGCCCTCGGCATTGACCATGGCCACGCCTTGGGACAGGTTGTCGACCGCCCGTTGCAGCAAATGCGATTTCTGCGCCACCGCTTGTTCGCGGCGCATGGTTTCACTGAGTTTGACGTCGGTAATGTCGGTAAACAGGATCACCCGCCCACCTTCCTGGGTGGGCCGTTCGCTGACTTGCAGCCAACGACCGTTCTGCAGGCGATACAGCAGGTTCTCATCGGCCTGCCCACGCGGCTCTTCCGTGAACAAACCGGTGACACTCATCAGGCGTTTGACCTCGGCCAGACGCATGCCGGCGTTGATCCGCACCCGGCTGTTGCTCCAGAAGGCCTTGAACCGGCTGTTGAACAAGACGATTCGCTGGTCGGCATCGAACAGCACAAAAGCGTCGGAAATACTTTCGATGGCGTCGATCAAATGTTGGTGCGCGGTTTCCGCACGCAGGCGTGCTTCGCTGAGCAAGTGATTGCCCGACTTGAGTTCAGCCATGGCCTGGTTCAAGGCGTCAGTGCGCTCACGCACCTGCTCGGCCAGCACCACCGAGTGCTGAAACGCCGCGTACGGGTCATTGCCACGGGTGATGCCGGACTCGATCCGCTCGATCAGCGCGCCATTGATCCGCTGCAACTTGTGATTGTCGTGCTGCAGGCTGGCGATTTGCGCCAGAAGCTCAGCGGTGTCCAGGGGACCGGCCTCGGGCAATGGCAACCCCGGTGAAGGTCTGGTTGATGTGCATGCCATTGAACTGCTCTCCGTAGGTGTTGAAACCCATCACCCGCTGGTCACGCAAAAACGTACCGATCTGTTCCAGATTGCCGTTGCCTTCCAGCTCCAGCCGCCTGAGAAAACAATCGCAGCCGATGGTCAGCAACAGGTCGCCGAGGCGTTCCTGCAAACCTTCGAACAGGCTTTGCAGGTTCGGCAGCATCGGCCCGGGCGTCATGACGGTGAGGACGATGCCGTTCTCCACCGCGCAATAGAAACTCAGGCTCAGGTCGGGATGCACCTGCTGGATGGCGCGCACGTAATACTGGTCGTTGAAGCGCACCGCCAACGGGTGCGCTGCGAAAATCCGGTGATCGAGTTCGGCCACCGGCACGCCGATGTGCCGGGCGTATTCCTCGGCGGCGGGCTCGGCATTCAGTTCGAAGACTCGGCGCGAGGTGCTGTCAGCCCCGGTGACCACCAGTTTCTCCGCCCGGGGCAGGATGTGGTGGGTGGTGAACACCTCGAAGTCGAGCCAGGTGTTGACCAGCACTACCACGGCCGCGCCGCTGTGGAATTCGCCGCCAAAATAGACGTGGGTGTGGGTCAGGTAATTGTCGTCTCCCGCCGAGCCGCCGAAATGCGGGATATCGCCCAACGCAGCACTCAAGGCGGCGAGGACCATTTCTTCACGACTGGACAGCCCGTCGAGCAGGGTCAGGGCGAAGCTGTTGCCCTTGATCGGCGCCAGGGTGTTGCTGCGACAACCGCTGACCAGCCGCTCGACCATTTGCTGGGCATCGATCAGGCTGAAGCGCTCCATCTCGCAGATCAGTTCGGCGTCGATAGAAAAATGCCGATGGTCGAACCCCACCGCCGTCACGCAGTTGCGACCGTAGCCCAACGGAGTGATTTCCCCGGCGCTGGTGCACCCCACCAGGCGAATCCCGCCGAAGCTCTGTTGCAAGGCCTGGCCCAGCGCCTGCAAGTCGTACTCGGCGGAACAAAAGAACAACACGAACCCCAGATGCGGATGCAACAATTGCCGCGCCAGCTCCTGAGCAACCTGCTGGGCATCGGTGGCCTGGGACATTGCACTGACCACGCCTTCACTCTGGACCTGCTGCATCGTCGCCTCCCCGCAGGTGCGCCTGTATGAGGCACGAGTGTACGAAGCCTGCGCGCTGCGACGTATGCTACTTGGGTAGCGGGTAGGCGCTTCGATGGGATGAGAGTCGGCGGGTTGGGCGTTAGATGCTCGCTCTGAACAGCATGTAAACGGCGACCACGACGCAGACACTGGCGAAGCCGACCTGCAAGGCCCGGGCCGGCACGCGTGCGCACAGCTTACGGCCAATGATCATGCCGACGATGCTGGCGACAATGAACGCTACGCCCAACGAGTCGATCCGCACGCCCGCATGGAACGCGCCGATCACCCCGATGGCGGAAATCAGGCTGATGACCATCAAGGACGTGGCGACGATGCCGCGCATTTGTACATCGGTCAGTTGCTTGAACGCCGGCACAATCAGAAAGCCGCCGCCCACGCCGAGTAATCCTGATACCACGCCGGTGACCGCCCCCAGCGCCGCCAGAGTTGCGGTGCACTTGGCGGTCCAGGAGAAACGCCCGGTCTGCTGATCGAGCATGCAGTTCTTCTGGCCCCAGTTGGCATGGCCATGGTCGCTCGGCCCTTCGTCCTGACGCTCACGGCGCAGCATGCGCCAGGCCACCAGGACCATCAGCAGGCTGAACAGAATCATCAGGATTTTTTCCGGCAGTTGATGGGCGAAGTAGATGCCCACGGGCGAAAAAATCGC
This genomic window contains:
- a CDS encoding response regulator transcription factor, producing the protein MYKILIADDHPLFREAIHNVISDGFPGSEVMETADLDSALLLTQEHDDLDLILLDLNMPGMHGLNGLINLRNEAPTIPVVIVSAEQDKQIVLQAITYGAVGFITKSSPRVQMTEAIQQILNGNVYLPPDIIRTQKSGTQRRMNDNPSFPPELLQALTRKQLLVLERMTKGESNKQIAYTLEIAETTVKAHVSAILRKLNVHNRVQAILSAGDIDFGSYLRR
- a CDS encoding ABC transporter permease, translated to MNAYWQCFSGIVLREWLRFVLQRTRFLSALVRPLLWLLVFAAGFRAALGIAIIEPYDTYIPYEVYIIPGLACMILLFNGMQGSLSMVYDREMGSMRVLLTSPLPRTFLLCSKLLATSLISLLQVYAFLAIAWLYGVQPPAMGLLIALPALLLVALMLSALGLLLSNAIRQLENFAGVMNFVIFPLFFLSSALYPLWKMRESSEWLYWLCALNPFTHAVELVRFALYERFNPLALSVCIALTLIFTLLAVFTFNPQHAALRKAT
- a CDS encoding PQQ-dependent catabolism-associated CXXCW motif protein, with amino-acid sequence MPRARRRLLRPALAALSLSLLLGVAQAETPLFSAEGYRIGLYRSPTPNQLQGAAIIDTAALQTLLTQTPRPVLIDVYRRQWLQGRFIEDQPHENLPGSHWLANTGDGDLTPDWQDYFARNLKRLTAGDLAQPLVFYCRSDCWLSWNAVKRAAAMGYKTLYWYRDGLDAWQAANLPVAPARPEPFP
- a CDS encoding ABC transporter ATP-binding protein encodes the protein MNALDVSELSFAYGAREALRQVSFSLVPGRFAALLGPNGAGKSTLIALLTRLYDLQRGEIQVGGCSLRKTPRAALKQLGVVFQQSTLDLDLSVEQNLRYHAALHGLSRRETGLRVEAELARQALTERRRERVRELNGGHRRRVEIARALLHQPRLLLLDEASVGLDPASRLALNQHIRSLCREHGISVLWTTHLLDEVQPSDDLLILHQGRLVASGQADALSLEHGGDLGSAFTRLTTSGAAR
- the nahK gene encoding hybrid sensor histidine kinase/response regulator NahK/ErcS'; translated protein: MPEAGPLDTAELLAQIASLQHDNHKLQRINGALIERIESGITRGNDPYAAFQHSVVLAEQVRERTDALNQAMAELKSGNHLLSEARLRAETAHQHLIDAIESISDAFVLFDADQRIVLFNSRFKAFWSNSRVRINAGMRLAEVKRLMSVTGLFTEEPRGQADENLLYRLQNGRWLQVSERPTQEGGRVILFTDITDVKLSETMRREQAVAQKSHLLQRAVDNLSQGVAMVNAEGVLELWNRRFLELSGLAPVAAHRPFAEVIADSELNLLTPASRDANGRHVQELEQRLYDGRVLEIRTHPLPTGGFVNTFTDITERYQHAEALSESERWIRLITDHVPALIAYLNADLVYEFTNKVYEEWYCWPRGVMLGQSLREVHSEQHYQRLESYVARALAGESVTFEFAETNINNQERYMLRSYVPNRLATGEVVGIFVLIRDITERRRTAEALHQAYQNLELRVRERTTELTTLNDQLLREIDERRRVESRLREAKLEAEQANLSKTKFLAAVSHDLLQPLNAARLFTSALLERREPVANAILVRNVSNSLEDVENLLGTLVDISKLDAGVIKADIAPFALSELLENLAAEYTQVARSEGLELHFIPCSALVRSDIQLLARILRNLLSNAIRYTYSGRVVLGCRRHHQRLTIEVWDSGMGIAEDRLEEIFQEFKRGDVQRPDQDRGLGLGLAIVEKIAGILGHRIHVRSWPGRGSMFSVEVPLSATAPKAQPTLLMSEPMLERLRGARVWVLDNDAAICAGMRTLLEGWGCLVVTALSEDDLARQVDNYHEEADLLIADYHLDNDQNGVDAVARINARRGSAIPAMMITANYSNELKQQIRELGHTLMHKPVRPMKLKTAMSHLLGRP
- a CDS encoding sulfite exporter TauE/SafE family protein — translated: MLLASFFGVVMGLVLGLTGAGGGILAVPALVLGLGLTMTQAAPVALFAVGSAAAVGAIDGLRHGLVRYRAALLIALLGAIFSPVGIYFAHQLPEKILMILFSLLMVLVAWRMLRRERQDEGPSDHGHANWGQKNCMLDQQTGRFSWTAKCTATLAALGAVTGVVSGLLGVGGGFLIVPAFKQLTDVQMRGIVATSLMVISLISAIGVIGAFHAGVRIDSLGVAFIVASIVGMIIGRKLCARVPARALQVGFASVCVVVAVYMLFRASI
- the nosP gene encoding nitric oxide-sensing protein NosP, which translates into the protein MQQVQSEGVVSAMSQATDAQQVAQELARQLLHPHLGFVLFFCSAEYDLQALGQALQQSFGGIRLVGCTSAGEITPLGYGRNCVTAVGFDHRHFSIDAELICEMERFSLIDAQQMVERLVSGCRSNTLAPIKGNSFALTLLDGLSSREEMVLAALSAALGDIPHFGGSAGDDNYLTHTHVYFGGEFHSGAAVVVLVNTWLDFEVFTTHHILPRAEKLVVTGADSTSRRVFELNAEPAAEEYARHIGVPVAELDHRIFAAHPLAVRFNDQYYVRAIQQVHPDLSLSFYCAVENGIVLTVMTPGPMLPNLQSLFEGLQERLGDLLLTIGCDCFLRRLELEGNGNLEQIGTFLRDQRVMGFNTYGEQFNGMHINQTFTGVAIARGRSPGHR